The Anopheles merus strain MAF unplaced genomic scaffold, AmerM5.1 LNR4000626, whole genome shotgun sequence genome includes the window GGTACTGTTTGGTAGTGTTGATGAGCATTAGCATGCGACGGGTGTTTCCgacacaagcagcagcagcagcagcagcagcagcagtccatCATGTATTAGATCACGATCagtatttttcgttgttgtttcgATTGAAAACTGTGCCGGGTGTGTCGGTGCAAGGTGGCAAATGATTTATGGCCGGAAGGAAAGGTGTTGTTAGTTTTTCCCTTGCCCACGATCCTGTCCAAAACAAGCGAAAGGCGATCAAAATTCGATTAACACTCTCTTCCGTCCGCTGGTGTGTAATTATGCTATGCAAACTGTGCTCTTTTTGTTGCTGATTTATAGACAAAATAATTCCCTTTTTGCCCTTTACATTctctttttatgtgtttttttgttttttttttgcagcgatGCCACGGCACAGATTTCGGAGATCATTAACACGATCGGCTCGATGTCGGCACAGGCACAGGGCCTTTCCGTTCCGGTAACGACCGCCCAAAAGCTGCGCAACTCGGACCATCACATCTATCTGATGTTTGAATCGAACGACAGAAAGTAAGTTGCTCCCGGATAGCTTTCAATCATTTTCCCTTTCCCAAAGAATTACCTATAAACCATTTCACTTCatgatcctttttttcttcttttagtGGTTTCGTCGTCGGCATACTGAAGGTGGGCCGCAAATCGCTGTACGTGTTTGATCCGTCCGGCGAGACGGTCAACGTGACGGCACCGTGTGTGCTCGACTTTTACGTGCACGAGTCCCGCCAGCGCGGCGGTCTTGGGCGCGAACTGTTCGAGCATATGCTGCGGGAGGAAAACATACAGCCGGACGAGCTGGCGATCGATC containing:
- the LOC121602792 gene encoding alpha-tubulin N-acetyltransferase isoform X2, giving the protein MEFRFNMHPLFRARIVRINNSLLPTGFVAQSRRVALDATAQISEIINTIGSMSAQAQGLSVPVTTAQKLRNSDHHIYLMFESNDRNGFVVGILKVGRKSLYVFDPSGETVNVTAPCVLDFYVHESRQRGGLGRELFEHMLREENIQPDELAIDRPSEKLLGFLQKHYGLSKKIPQMNNFVVYEGFFASKAQNSTDIDGRRMHITAR